The Arachis hypogaea cultivar Tifrunner chromosome 14, arahy.Tifrunner.gnm2.J5K5, whole genome shotgun sequence genome has a segment encoding these proteins:
- the LOC112743029 gene encoding probable purine permease 4 has translation MENTTSQEPVVPTNKNDEINIEEEDKNYEINIEEEEAESSEMDNKERQEELHATDQKFTKNKRYMLVLSYFLLVVGSVSSTKLSKYYFTHKSASEWLSTWLLCLGFPLLLIPIFLPNSILKSTIRKSFTDFNRKIITLLIFLGIILEINNVIFSYAALYLPVSTSSLLLSSQLGFNLVLSVIMGKKKITFWNLTTVIFITLSYILLALNSSRERPKNLTEREYFIGFFCTISGCLLYALYLAVVENINKKVDCYEMVMEMQMVMEVTATALDTVGMVFLDGFWDLKKEAKLVFDKEERIYWVLIGATTGSFLANVSKFEFLDLHNSSLREGVT, from the coding sequence ATGGAGAATACTACGTCACAAGAGCCAGTGGTTCCAACGAACAAAAACGACGAAATCaacattgaagaagaagacaaaaacTACGAAATcaacattgaagaagaagaagcagaatcATCAGAAATGGACAACAAGGAAAGACAAGAAGAACTGCATGCAACAGATCAAAAATTTACCAAAAACAAGAGATACATGCTGGTTCTGAGTTACTTTCTTCTTGTTGTGGGTTCGGTCTCTTCAACCAaactttcaaaatattatttcacCCACAAAAGTGCAAGCGAATGGCTTTCAACCTGGCTTTTGTGTTTGGGTTTTCCCCTTTTACTTATCCCCATTTTCCTCCCAAATTCTATACTCAAATCCACCATCCGAAAATCTTTTACTGATTTCAATAGAAAGATTATAACTTTATTGATCTTCCTTGGAATCATACTCGAAATCAATAATGTTATTTTCTCATATGCTGCTTTATATCTTCCAGTTTCAACCTCAtcacttcttctttcttcccaACTTGGTTTTAATCTTGTTCTCTCTGTCATCatggggaagaaaaagataacCTTTTGGAATCTCACCACCGTGATTTTCATCACGTTGAGCTACATTCTTCTCGCATTGAATTCCAGTAGAGAAAGACCGAAAAATCTAACGGAGAGGGAGTACTTCATCGGATTCTTTTGTACCATTAGCGGATGTTTGTTGTATGCTTTGTACCTTGCCGTTGTGGAGAACATCAACAAGAAGGTTGATTGCTACGAGATGGTGATGGAGATGCAGATGGTCATGGAGGTGACGGCGACGGCGTTGGACACCGTGGGAATGGTGTTCCTAGACGGATTCTGGGATTTGAAGAAAGAAGCCAAATTGGTGTTTGACAAAGAAGAAAGGATTTACTGGGTTTTGATCGGGGCAACCACTGGGTCCTTTCTTGCTAATGTTTCCAAGTTTGAATTTTTAGATTTACACAATTCTAGCTTGCGGGAGGGTGttacctaa